The DNA window CCGCCTTTATATAATCTCCAAAAGAAAAACCCCCCGGAAAAACTAATAGTCTTGATTTTAAAATAATAGATGGATTAGCTAGCCACTTTTTTAATAAAAGAATATCAGCCCTTAACCCAATTTTTCTAAGAGCATACAAAGTTTCTTCTTCACAATTAGTTCCCGGAGCAAAAATTACATAGGCATCCATTCCCTTTCTTTAAATTATTTCCTTACTACCTCACCCACAAGCCTAACTTTATCACCGACCTTAATTCCCGATTTCGCAACTGATCTTACATAACAAGTGGATGCATAGTCTGAGATATTTATAACTTGAAGAGTTCCCATAAATATATAAGGTAACTTTATCTTCTCTGACGTTTGAGGATCTTTTATTACTTTACCTTCCCTATAAATTTCAAAGAGATCACCAATCTTTACTGCATCATTTTTTCCCACATCAATAAAAACTATTTTAAACGGAATAACTTCTGTATCTGAGCCTTCCTTTATGTAAACGATTTCTGCTTCAATTTTTCTATCTTTTACCGGAACTATCTTAACGTCTGTTGGAATTTCAGGAAACTCTATTTCTTTAAAGTAATTCTTTTCCTTGGAGTTTATAATATCATAAGTTTTCTCCAACAAAGCAAGAGAGGATCTTTCTTCTAGTCTTTCAACCTTTATAACACCTAAGGGTACAACTAGATTCCCGAGGGAAATTTTTCTTCTTTTTGACCTAATCTCCTTTCCAAGTTTAAATACAACAAACTTATCCTCAACTTTAATTCCATCTAAACTCCCTTTATTTATGTAGAGTTTATCCCAAAAGAAGAATTTCTCTTTATCTTCTTCTGAACCGACTATTATACCGATAAAAGTGATTTTATTTTTAGGAACTACGAGTCCTGAAGATAAAACAAGATCTTTTGCAACTGCTGGAACAGGAGGTGCAACTACTTTTATTTCAACTTCTTCAAAAGGTATTGGAACTTTTCTTTCAATTACTTTAGGCTCGTAAACAGGATAAAGAACACCTTCAATAGGTGGTATTTCAGGAATAAAAAACTCTTGACCCGGATATATCCAATGAGGATCTTCTATTTTATCTATGTTTACTTTCCAAATTGCAACCCAGAAGAATGGGTTACCATAATAATAGGAGGCAATATCCCACAATGTGTCTCCCTTTTTTACAATATGAACCCTGGGTGTCTGAAATATGAAAAAAATAGATAAGAGGATAGATAAAAGGAAAATATATCTTTTCATATTACAAAAGATTCGATGGAATTGAACCATTAAAACTTATATACCTTAGGTAAAGAAGATGTTATTTTTACAAAAACTTCGTGAGGTATCGTTGATGACCATTCAGCAATATCATTAAAAGTTACCTCGTCTTTTCCTACACTCCCTACAATAATTACCTCATCACCAACTTCCGCCTCGGGTATAAAACTTAAATCAATTACACTTAGATCCATACTGAGTGTTCCAAGTATTTTTGCTCTCTTTTTGTTTACAATAAAATAACCTTTTTCCCATATGCTCCTGCTGAGACCCTTAGAGTACCCAAAATTTACTACACCAATTCTCGTGTTTCTCTTGAGTCTTACATGTCCTCCATAACCTATATAAGAACCCTTACTAAGTGTTTCAATCTTTAAAATTTTAGAGGTAACTTTTAAAACAGGTTTAAAATTTTTGAAATCTTTAAATGTTGAGTTTGGCAAGATACCATAAAGTAAAAGACCTAATCTGAAAGAATTAAAAGGAGGAGAAAGTACTTTACTTTTTAATGTAAGGAAGGAGGCACTGTTAGAGGCATGAATAAACTTAAAAAATTTTTCTGTATCATAAAAATTCGTGCTAATAAAATTTAAGAATTTAGCTATTTGATCTACCGTAAAATTTCTATCACTTTCTGCTTTTGAAAAATGTGTAAAAATACCAAATCTCTCAATAAATTCACTGCTTAAAAGCTCTTCAACTAGTTTAGATGCTTTTTCAAGTGGAACCCCATTTCTACCAAGACCAGTATCGATTTCTACCTGAATTCTTGCTTTTTTCTGAAATTTATTTGTAAATCTTTTTAAATCTTTAATTTGAGCCCTATCCCAAATAGGGAAAACAAATTCTTTTTTTATACACTCAGAAATTTCATTTGTAAAAACGGGATTAAGAATAACTATGTTTCCCTCAATCCCAGCGTCACTTAATCTAAAGGCCTCATCTAAGTCACCAACACAAAAATTTTTGACTCCCTCTTCAAAAAGAGCTTTTGAAATCTCAACTAACCCAACCCCATAAGCATCAGTTTTTATAACAGGAAAAAAAGTTAAGTTACTATTTCTTACTATCTGCCTATAGTTATACTTAAGATTCTTCAAATTTACCTCACAACAGGGAGTTCTACTATTTTTCATACTTAATATTATGAGGGATACATATATTTTTTTTCATATATCTTTTTCTTTATTTTAAGGAGTAAATTAAATAATTTTTTCTTATCTTTTGCGTTTAAAATAGCTTTAGGTAAGGGTTTTAAATTAAGAAAATTTACGAATTTACCATCTTTTTTAACTTCAAAATGTAGATGCGGGCCTGTGGAAAGTCCTGTTGAACCAACATAGCCAATAATTTCGCGCTGTTTAACCCTTTTGCCCTTTCTTATAAAAGGTGCTAACCTTTTTAGATGTCCGTAACCTGTTCTGTAACTATTTTTGTGTTTTATTTCTACATAAATGCCGTAGCCTCCTTTCCAACCAGCATAAACCACCTCACCATCAGCAACTGCAAAAACAGGTGTTCCAGCTGGAGCTACATAGTCAATCCCATAATGAGGTCTTATAATTCTTAAAATTGGATGAAACCTTTTCAGTTTAAATTTTGAAGAAATTCTACCATAGGGAAGAGGCGACCTTAAAAAGTACCTCTCAAGAGAATATCCTAGTGAATCATAATAACTACCATTAAAGTATATGGCCTCCTTTTTTCCTACATATTTACCCCGATATAAAATATATAAAACATTTCCAAAACTTACAAATTCACCCTCAACAATTTTTCTTTCAAAGAGAACAGCCACTTCATCGTTTTCTCTTACTTCGGTATTGAAATCTATTACCCAAGAAAAACAATCAGCTATAAAATCAGCAAGATATTCACCACCTTCATATGGACTAAGTGCATCATACAGACTTTCTTTTACCTTCACGCATATATAAGCTGTGTCTATCTTAACTTTCTTTACAATCCTTTTATATTCATACCCAGGAGATTCGCTATTTTTTAAAAATTTATTTATAACATATGGTGTGTCCACCTTGATGAGTGTTACCTCTTTAAGTCTTTTATCCTTATCGAAAAGAAAAATAAACTTATCCCCTTCTCTTAAGCTTCTTACATTCACCCTCTTTTCAAAAAATTTAATAAAATAATATACTTCTGAAACGCTCATAAAGGGAATCTTCCATAACAAGACACTTTCAAGCTTTTCGCCTTTTGATAACCTGTAACTTACCAAAATATCGTAATTTACTACATCTTTTTTATTTTCTATAATTTGTTTTTTTCTACAGGACAATAAAATTAGAAGAATAAAAAAAATTTTAAAGAATCTCATTAATAAAACTAATTATTTCATCCCTAAATCTCTCTTTAGAAAATCTTTTTGCATTCTTAACGAGAATGTCTTTGTCAAATCTCATTTTTTCAAATTTCAAAATTGCCTCAATAAGAGACTCTTTATCCTGTCTTTCAAAGAATACTCCTGTTTCACCATCGATCACGGTATCAAGGGCTCCTCCCCCTTTAAAGGCAATTACCGGTGTCCCACAGGCATTGGCTTCAAGTGGAACCATACCAAAATCTTCAAGACCAGGCATAATAAGAGCTCTTGCCTTTTGGTAAAGTTCTCTCAATTTTTCTCTAGACACATATCCCAGAAAATTTACTCCCTCAAAGAACTTAAATTTTTTACCCTTATAATCACCAACAACAAAGAGTCTATATCCAAGTTCTCTTGTAGCTGAAATAGCTAAATCTAATCTTTTATAATCTCTAACTCTTCCTACAAAAATAAAAAAGTCCTCCTTTTCTTCATTTGATGGCTTAAAAAATTCAGTATCAATTGGTGGATATATAACTCTAGCCTTTTTATTAAAATAAAGTTCTATTCTTCTTTTAGTTTCTAAAGAATTGGCAATAAAATAATCGACCCTATTCACTGCTGAAAAATTCCAGATCCTATAGTAATGAAGGACAATATCTTTTATTAAACGAGGAAAAAATTTTTGAGTTTTTCTATACTCGTGATAAAAATGAAAGGCATATCTCAGTGGAGTGTGGAAGTAGCTTATATGTGTTGAATAGGGAGGAGGAATTATACCGTGGGCAAAACCACTTGAAGAGCTTATAATAACATCAAAACCTCTTAAGTCAAATAGTTCAACTGCAAGGGGATAGAAAATTGAAAACTCTTTATAAAACTTTACGCTGTAAGGTAATTTTTGAATAAAAGAAGTAATTATCTTTTTATTTTTTAACTCGTCTTTTATTATCTTATAATCTACGATCAAAGTGTATATTGGGGCATCTGGAAAAATCTCTGATAATTCCTTTAAAACGTTTTCTGCTCCGCCCCATTGATTTAAATAATCATGAATAAGTGCAACCTTTAAATTTCTCAAAGCCCTCTTTTTAAAGCCTCTCTAACTATTTTAAAAAATTCCTTATATTCCTTAGTTCTATAATCAGGATACGTATAGGGAAAATCCATAAATTCTCCCTTAGCGAAAAAAAGTGTAACTTCTGCATAAATTCCTTTTCCAAGGTAAATCCTATGGGAGTAATTTTTAGTACTCGACAGAACAACCTTAGAAAGCTCCACGTACCCTGGATCAATATTAACCTTTCTTTTCTCGTTATCCAGGAATTTTTTTTCCACCTCTATTGCAAAAATTTTAAAATCTACTATTTCATCTGGTTCTCTCAGGGGCTTAAAAGAATAAAATTTTCTTTTTAAGTTTTTACCCATCTCTTTTTCATAGTAATCTGTATGTTCAAACGGAAAAAGTGGACTTTCAAACTCTACATCACCAGCTTTCTCTTTTAAAATAGAAAGAGCCTCTTTCATAATATCCTCATCTTTACTTATCATTCCAACAAAGAATTTTACTTTCGGCGGCTTTTTTAATTTTATCATAATTTTAAAATATAATTAATTTTAGATGGATAAAAGACTACTAATAATTATAAACCTCTTCGCTATAACTTTTCTTTTATTTCTAATTTTAATAGGCCAAAAGTTTCTCTCAATTATAGTCGCTTTATCAACTCTTGTCTTTAATATATTCTTTTTTCACAACAATTTTTTAAAATATTCCTTAGATTTAAGGAATTCGATAATTCCTGCAGTTATTTTGGACAAAAACGGAATTGTAAGGTATCAAAATAAAGCTCATAGGAGTTTATTTGAATATAAGGACGAATCAATTATCGGAAAAAAGGACCCTACAATTTCTGAAGATATAATAAACTCTATAATTACAAGAGAGAAAGATGGAATAGATCTATGGGTCAAAACAAAAAATAAAAAGGGAGAAAACTTAGACGTCGTTCTTTTTCACTTTAATATAGATGAGAGATACATAGTTTTAAAAATTCCGATAGGTAAAAATAGTCCAATAATTTCAAAACTTATAGAAACTGAAAAACTGGCAAGTCTTGGAAGTATAGCTACAGGACTTGCTCATCAACTTAATACACCCCTAGGAACAATACTTTTAACCGCTCAGATGACTAAGGAAGAAAAGAATCTAAAAGAAATAAGAGAGAACATAGAAATAATTGAATCACAGGTAAAATTATGTCAAGAAATTGTAAGAAAAATTCTACTTTTATCTAAACCCTCAGAAGAAGAAGAAACAGAATTTAACTTAATCGATGTTATTAATGAAGCGGCAAAGATATTCGAAAAGGTCTTTCAGAAAAAAAATATAAAATTTAAAATTTTGAAGGAAAATAAAAAAGACATAATAATTTATGGAAAAAGAAGTGAAATAGAACAGGTTTTTATAAACCTCTTTTCAAATTCAGTAGACGCAATAGATGGAGAGGGAGAAATAAAAGTTCATACTTTTTTAACACCTTTTGAGAGAGTCATTATAAAAGTACAAGATACCGGAAAGGGGATTTCACCTGAAAATGCAGATAAAATTTTTGAACCTTTCTTTACTACTAAACCAGCCTTTAAAGGTACAGGTCTTGGTCTATCAATTGTTAAAAGAATAGTAGAATCTCACGGCGGAGTAATAAAACTTATAAATGAAGGAAAAGGAGCTACTTTTGCTATAATATTACCTTTGAGAAAAAATGGATAAGATTTTAATTGTGGACGACGACATAGTTTTTGCAGAAACTTTAAAAAAGCTTTTTTTAAGGAAAAATATTAGTGCTGAAATAGCTACAAACGGTAAAGAAGCTCTAAAAAAAATAAAAGAAAACCCAGAGTATTCAATAATTCTTACTGATCTTGTAATGCCAGAAATGGGAGGAATGAGCCTAATTGACGAGATTAAAAAAATTTTCCCTGAAAAAGAAATCGTAGTCATGACAGGTTATGGCGATATTAAAACAGCTGTTGAAGCTATGAAAAAGGGAGCAAGTGACTTCATAACAAAACCTATCGATAAAGAAGAACTTTTCAATATAATTTTTCGAATTTTAAAGAAGGAAAAAATTGAAAAAGAAATAAAGAAAGAAGGGGGTAAAGAAAAAGTTGAAATTATCGGTCACAACATCAAATTCAAAAGATTACTTGAAAAAGCAAAAATTGCGGCAAAGACAGATTTTCCAATTTTAATTTTAGGAGAAAGTGGCACCGGAAAAGAACTTTTGGCAAGATACATTCATGAAAACTCAAATAGAAGAGAGAAAATTTTTCTTCCAATTAACTGCTCAGCAATACCATCTGAACTTATTGAATCAGAACTCTTTGGCTATAAAAAAGGTGCCTTTACCGGAGCAATAAAAGATTACGAGGGCATTTTTAAAGCTGCTGAGGGAGGAACATTGCTACTTGATGAAATCTCGGAAATGCCACTAAATTCACAGGCAAAACTACTTAGAGCAATTGAAACAAAAAAGATAAAACCCCTCGGCTATACAAACGAAATAGATGTTGACGTAAGAATAATTGCAACTAGTAACTTAAGCCTAAGAGAACTTTTAGCCGGCAAACTAAGACAAGACCTTTACTATAGATTTGTCATTATTATCGAAATTCCTCCATTAAGAGAAAGAAAAGACGATATAAAAATTCTATTCGATTATTTTCTCGAAAAATATTCAAAAAACATGGGAATAAATAAGCCATCCTATGATAATAAAGTAATCGAAATTCTTGAAAGTTACAGTTTTCCAGGAAACGTAAGAGAATTGGAAAACATAAGCCAAAGAGTTGTCACATTTTTTAAAGAAAAAATAGGAGAAGATGAAATTTTGAGCCTTCTGAGAGAAATAGAAGAAGCAAGAGAGTTGGAAAAGGAAAAAATTATAAAAACAATTAATGAATGTGAGGGAAATAAAAAGAGAGCTGCTGAAATTTTGGGTATATCAAGAGCTACCCTCTATAGAAAACTTAAAGAATTTAACATTGAAATGTAAAAAGACATAAATTTATAATAATTTCCATGATTGATAGGAAAACCTTAAGAGAAAATCCAGAAAAAATAAAAGAAGCACTCTTAAAAAGAAACTATAAGTTCGATTTAGATAGCTTGCTGGAAAAAGAAAAGGAGTACAGAAAAATTCTTACAGAGGTTAATAAACTCAAGGAAGAAAGAAACAGAATAACTGATGAAATAAAAAAACTTAAATTAGAAAATAAAAGTACTGAAGAACTTATAGAAAAATCGAGGGAAATTGGCTTTAATATTGAAAATTTAGAAAAAAGATTGAGAGAAATAGAATCTGAAATAGAAAGAAAACTGTTAGAAATCCCTAATATTCCCCATGAGAGTGTTCCTATAGGTGAATCATCCGAAAAAAACGTAACAGTAAGAAAAGGTGGGGAAATCAGAGAATTTGATTTTGAACCAAAAAGCCATTTTGAGATTGGTGAAAGACTGGGAATATTAGATTTTAAAAAAGCTGGTACAATTTCTGGTTCAAGGTTTGTAATATATAAAGGCTATGGAGCTCTCCTTGAGAGGGCTCTAATCCAGTTTTTTCTTGATGTAGCAACAAAGGAAAATGAATATATAGAGATTCTTCCACCAGTTCTTGTAAAAGAAGAAAGTGCTTACGGCAGTGCCCATCTGCCCAAATTTGATGAAGAAATGTACAAAACTTTAGATGAAAAATTATACCTTTTACCAACTGCAGAAACTTTTCTTGCAAATCTCCATAGAAATGAAATTTTAAAAGAAGAGGACTTACCGATATATTATGTAGCATACACACCTTGCTTTAGAAGAGAAGCCGGTAGCTACGGTAAAGATGTAAGGGGTATAATAAGACAGCATCAATTTAACAAAGTTGAACTTTTTAAGTTTACAAAACCTGAAGAATCCTACGAAGAGCTTGAAAAAATGGTAAATGACGCAGAAAAGATACTTCAAAAACTTAATCTTCCTTATAGAGTTGTCTTGCTTTGCACTGGTGATATGGGTTTTGCCGCTTCAAAAACATATGATATAGAGGTTTATGCCCCTGGCTTAAACAGGTGGCTCGAAGTCTCATCAATTTCAAACTGTGAGGATTTTCAAGCAAAAAGAACAAATACAAGATTTAGAAGAAAAAATGGAAAATTAGAATATGTTCATACATTGAATGGATCGGGACTTGCAACTCCAAGAACTTTTATAGCTATACTTGAAAACTATCAACAAAAGGATGGCTCAGTTGTAATTCCAGATGTTTTAAGACCGTATATGGGTGGAATTGAGAAAATCCCTCCTAAGTAAATTTATAAGTTATTTTAATCTCTTATACCAGAAGGGGCTCTCCTATGGGCTTGCGGGAAATGCTTCAGTTTTTGAAAATAATGTAATCTACATAACTCCCTCAGGTTTTCCAAAAGAGGGAATAACTTTAAAAGACCTCGTTAAGGTTAAATTAAACGGAAAAGCAGAACTCGTTGAAAGAGCATCAAGGGAGTTAGATTTTCATTTATGGATTTATAAAAATTTTAAAGATATAAAAACGATTTTTCATGCCCATACCTTCTATGCAAACATTTACTTCTTAAAAAGAAGAAAAATTCCAGAAGATGAGGCCATAAAAAAAGAAAACGTTGTAGTGATTTCAAGGAAAAACTGGAAAGAAAAAGTTAAAGATAAAGTTAGTGATAAAACTAAAATAGTTCATGTTAAAAACCATGGTAGTTTCTCTTTTGGAAAATCACCGGATGAGGCTTTCTCAGTTCTAGATCACTTTGAAAATTTATGTAAAATTGAACTTTTAAAAGGTAAGGGACTAAAAGTTAGACAAGCACAGAGTTTAATAAAAGAAATATACTTCAACAGGGATACAAAGAGGGAATTTTCAAAAAATCTTCTATGGTTTATAGAGGAAGTGGGAGAGTGGCTCCAAGCAATTAGGAAAGGTTCAAAAGAAGAGGTAAAAAATGAGACAGCCGATGTTTTTGCCTGGTTTCTAACAATATGTAACCTAATAGATATTGATCTTGAAGACGTTTTTAAAGAAAAATATTTTCCCTTTTGTCCAAAATGCAAAAAATCACCCTGTCAATGTCAAAATATTTGAATTAAAAAAAATTTATACCTTATTTTTAAACTATGATTTACTTATTAATTTTCCTTCAAATTATGCCTCATATTAAGCTATCAAAACCTATCACACCAAATTCCTTTGGTGTACACCTTGTTCTTGCTGAAGATATAGGATTTATGGGAAATTACAGAAAAAGAATTTCTAAAAGATCTGACTTTGGCATAAACGGTGTACTCTTTTCAACTCCCTTTATTGGAGTTCAAGGTGATATAAATTTCCTTATTCATGAAAAAGAACCTGATATTCCCTTTAACGCCTCTTTTTACCCACTTTTAAATCTTGGATTCGGAGAAAATATAGTTTACTTTTCATTTAGTGCTAATCTTTCAGTTGATTTTCCAGTAGAGCTTGAAGAGGAGAACTTAAAACTTATCCCTTATTTTCTAATTGGAATTGGTGCTGAAGGTGTTAACTTCGAAGTAAATGATAAAACTACCTCTGAGATCTCCCTTGATGCCCATGGAAGTTTTGGAACAGTAATCATTTTAACCAGAAAAATGGCTTTACCAATTGAATTACACTTCTCAGACGAAGAAAAAGGAGTAAGTGGATTTTCATTTTCAATAGGGATTCTGTTCACACTTTGAAAAGAATACTCTCTGGATTAAGACCAACGGGGAAAGTTCATATAGGAAATTACTTTGGTGCTCTTAAAAACTGGGTAAAGTTTCAAGAAGAGTATAAATGCTTTTTTGAAATTGCTGATTGGCATGTCTTAACCACTGATATAAATCAAATTCAGGATCTCAGAAAAAATATAACAGAAACAGCTAAAGACTGGTTATCTATCGGAATTGATCCTCAAAAGTCTACTATATTTGTCCAATCAGGTGTTAAAGAACACGCAGAGTTTCATCTACTTCTTTCAATGATAGTTACTGTCTCAAGACTTGAAAGGAACCCAACACTAAAAGAACAAATAAGAGACATCGGTAGATCTGAAGAACTTATCTCTTATGGACACTTAGGATACCCTGTTCTTCAAACTGCAGACATTCTTCTTTATAAACCTGAAAAAGTTCCAGTCGGTGAAGATCAGCTACCTCATCTTGAACTTGCAAGAGAACTTGCAAGAAGATTTAACTCTCTCTTTGGTGAAACATTTCCCATTCCAGAACCTATACTCTCTGAATCACCAAGAGTACCTGGAATCGATAAAAGAAAAATGTCAAAGTCCTTAGATAATGCAATTTTTCTATCTGATAGTAGTGAAGAAATAGAAAGTAAGATAAAAAGGGCATTTACAGACCCAAAGAAGATAAAGCTGGGAGATAAGGGCCACCCTGAGGGATGTGTTGTCTTTGCCTACCATAACCTTGTAAATGTTGAAGAAGTCCCTGAAATAAAAGAGGGTTGTGAGTCTGGTAAGTTAGGCTGCGTTGATTGTAAAAAGAGATGCTCAATAAAAATGAATCTCTTCCTTGAACCTATTAGAGAAAGGAGAGCTCAAATAAGTGAAAATGAGGTTATAGAAATTTTGTTAGAGGGAATAAAAAAAGCTAAAGAGATAGCAGAAAAGACTATGGAAGAAGTAAGAGAAAAAATGATGCTCTGGAAGTAGTGTTTACAGGAATAATTGAAAAAACGGGCGAAATCTTAGAAGTAAGGGAAAGGGGAAGTGGTAAAGAGATATTAGTAAAAATTGAGGGCGTCGATCTGAAATTAGGTGATAGTGTAAGTATCGATGGTGTGTGTCTGACAGTTGAGAAAGTCTTAAGTGAGGGGTTTGTGTTTTATATTTCAGAAAAAACTTTAAAAGATACAAAATTTGGTAAAGTTTTAAAAAGTAGAATGATTGTAAACGTTGAGGAACCCCTCACACTCTCAAAGTATATTGGTGGACACTTATTTCAAGGTCATGTAGATTTTTATACGAAAATAAGAGGGATAAGAAAAAATCAATCTGAATATGAGTTTGAATTTGAATTAAAGAGAGATTTCAGAAAATACATATACAAAAAAGCTTCAGTAGCAATCGACGGAATTTCATTAACAGTTCAGGATGTGAAGGAAAATTCCTTTAAAGTTACTATCATACCATATACCTTAAATAAAACGAATCTAAGGTTTAG is part of the Candidatus Hydrothermales bacterium genome and encodes:
- a CDS encoding riboflavin synthase encodes the protein MFTGIIEKTGEILEVRERGSGKEILVKIEGVDLKLGDSVSIDGVCLTVEKVLSEGFVFYISEKTLKDTKFGKVLKSRMIVNVEEPLTLSKYIGGHLFQGHVDFYTKIRGIRKNQSEYEFEFELKRDFRKYIYKKASVAIDGISLTVQDVKENSFKVTIIPYTLNKTNLRFRKTGDLVNVECDFIIKGVIDYLQSLREKIY